One genomic segment of Hordeum vulgare subsp. vulgare chromosome 2H, MorexV3_pseudomolecules_assembly, whole genome shotgun sequence includes these proteins:
- the LOC123430610 gene encoding uncharacterized protein LOC123430610, with the protein MALSGRLLLFLSLVAMTAVTGTSDIIVTRCYPPPTPAVNASTSTSAFRRDLLSLLDALPSAAAPTGFASMRTGGSSARGLCFGDPAPGPCLRCLSDTARKIADLCDDANRRAGFLTDGCFLGYAGTNASSAGADDTDISGVTFSGDAVPCIDAVDVQRLVAVARSLVPLSANGQVAAADATATATNGDTVRVLAQCATDRAPAECARCLRDSSLLMAKSWGLTFADGAVQGSVAEVLGPNCYLRFQISAPPLPVGEKIRRMVKDHIVLTVCIGFILAVAIVVPVVHACRMVTRKLAENAAAAPAAEGKP; encoded by the exons ATGGCGCTCTCCGGCcggcttctcctcttcctctccctcgtcgCCATGACGGCGGTCACCGGCACCTCCGACATCATCGTGACCAGGTGCTACCCGCCGCCGACGCCCGCTGTCAacgccagcaccagcaccagcgcgTTCCGCCGCGATCTCCTCTCGCTGCTCGACGCCCTCCCCTCGGCCGCCGCGCCGACGGGCTTCGCCTCCATGCGGACCGGCGGCTCGTCCGCCCGCGGCCTCTGCTTCGGCGACCCCGCGCCGGGCCCGTGCCTGCGATGCCTGTCCGACACCGCCAGGAAGATCGCCGACCTGTGCGACGACGCGAACCGGCGCGCGGGCTTCCTGACCGACGGCTGCTTCCTGGGCTACGCCGGCACCAACGCGTCCTCCGCCGGCGCGGACGACACCGACATCAGTGGCGTGACATTCTCCGGCGACGCCGTCCCTTGCATCGACGCCGTCGACGTGCAGAGGCTCGTGGCCGTGGCGCGGTCCTTGGTCCCGCTTTCCGCGAACGGCCAGGTGGCCGCCGCCGACGCGACTGCCACGGCGACCAACGGCGACACGGTGCGCGTGCTGGCGCAGTGCGCGACGGACCGCGCCCCGGCGGAGTGCGCCCGGTGCCTGCGGGATTCGTCGCTGCTGATGGCCAAGAGCTGGGGCCTCACGTTCGCCGACGGCGCCGTGCAAGGAAGTGTGGCCGAGGTTCTGGGCCCGAACTGCTACCTCCGCTTCCAGATATCGGCACCGCCGCTGCCCGTGGGAGAGAAGATTC GGAGGATGGTGAAGGATCACATCGTCCTGACTGTGTGCATTGGCTTCATCCTCGCCGTGGCTATCGTCGTGCCGGTAGTTCATGCCTGCCGCATGGTGACGAGGAAGCTCGCCGAGAATGCTGCTGCAGCACCAG CGGCGGAAGGGAAGCCATGA